From the Burkholderia ubonensis genome, one window contains:
- the rplL gene encoding 50S ribosomal protein L7/L12: MAIAKEDILAAVEGMTVLELNELVKAFEEKFGVSAAAVAVAGPAGGGGAAAAAEEKTEFTVVLAEAGSNKVSVIKAVRELTGLGLKEAKDLVDGAPKPVKEGVDKAAAEEAKKKLEEAGAKVEVK; this comes from the coding sequence ATGGCAATCGCAAAAGAAGACATCCTGGCAGCAGTCGAAGGGATGACCGTTCTGGAACTGAACGAACTGGTCAAGGCATTCGAAGAGAAGTTTGGCGTGTCGGCAGCTGCTGTTGCAGTCGCTGGCCCGGCAGGCGGCGGCGGCGCTGCTGCTGCTGCTGAAGAGAAGACCGAGTTCACGGTCGTCCTGGCTGAAGCAGGCAGCAACAAGGTTTCGGTCATCAAGGCAGTTCGCGAACTGACGGGCCTGGGCCTGAAGGAAGCGAAGGACCTGGTTGACGGCGCACCGAAGCCCGTCAAGGAAGGCGTGGACAAGGCTGCTGCTGAAGAAGCCAAGAAGAAGCTGGAAGAAGCAGGCGCGAAGGTCGAAGTCAAGTAA
- the rplJ gene encoding 50S ribosomal protein L10: MPLNREDKQAVVAEVAAQVAKAQTVVLAEYRGIAVGDLTTLRAKAREQKVYLRVLKNTLARRAVEGTPFAPLAEQMTGPLIYGISEDAIAAAKVVNDFSKSNDKLVIKAGSFDGKVMDKAGVQALASIPSREELLSKLLFVMQSPVSGFARALAALAEKKQAEAA, encoded by the coding sequence GTGCCGCTTAATAGAGAAGACAAGCAAGCCGTCGTCGCTGAGGTTGCCGCGCAAGTCGCGAAGGCCCAGACCGTTGTGCTGGCTGAGTATCGTGGAATTGCGGTTGGCGATCTGACCACGCTGCGCGCGAAAGCGCGTGAGCAGAAGGTTTACCTGCGCGTTCTGAAGAACACGCTGGCGCGCCGCGCCGTTGAAGGTACGCCGTTTGCTCCGCTGGCAGAGCAGATGACTGGCCCCCTGATCTACGGCATCTCGGAAGATGCAATTGCTGCTGCGAAGGTCGTCAACGACTTCAGCAAGAGCAATGACAAGTTGGTCATCAAGGCTGGTTCGTTCGATGGCAAGGTGATGGACAAGGCTGGCGTGCAAGCGCTGGCAAGCATCCCGAGCCGTGAAGAACTGCTCTCGAAGCTGCTGTTCGTTATGCAATCGCCTGTTTCCGGCTTTGCGCGCGCTCTGGCCGCGCTGGCTGAGAAGAAGCAAGCCGAAGCTGCGTAA
- the rplA gene encoding 50S ribosomal protein L1, whose translation MAKISKRRQAFAAKVDRQKLYAIEDALALVKECASAKFNESIDVAVQLGIDAKKSDQVVRGSVVLPAGTGKSVRVAVFAQGEKAEQARAAGAEIVGMEDLAEQIKAGQMDFDIVIASPDTMRIVGTLGQILGPRGLMPNPKVGTVTPDVATAVKNAKAGQVQFRVDKAGIIHATIGRASFESTALRTNLSALIEALQKAKPATSKGVYLRKIALSSTMGVGVRVDQASLAAQ comes from the coding sequence ATGGCTAAGATCTCCAAGCGCCGTCAGGCATTTGCCGCCAAGGTCGACCGTCAGAAGCTGTACGCGATCGAAGACGCACTCGCACTCGTGAAGGAATGCGCGAGCGCGAAGTTCAACGAGTCGATCGACGTCGCAGTCCAGCTCGGCATCGATGCGAAGAAGTCGGACCAGGTTGTTCGTGGTTCGGTCGTTCTGCCGGCAGGTACGGGCAAGTCGGTTCGCGTTGCCGTGTTCGCGCAAGGCGAGAAGGCCGAGCAGGCACGAGCAGCAGGCGCGGAAATCGTCGGTATGGAAGACCTGGCTGAGCAGATCAAGGCTGGCCAGATGGATTTCGACATCGTGATCGCTTCGCCGGACACGATGCGCATCGTCGGTACGCTGGGCCAGATCCTCGGCCCGCGCGGCCTGATGCCGAACCCGAAGGTCGGCACCGTGACGCCGGACGTCGCGACCGCCGTCAAGAACGCGAAGGCTGGCCAGGTCCAGTTCCGCGTCGACAAGGCCGGTATCATCCACGCAACGATCGGCCGTGCATCGTTCGAGTCGACCGCGCTGCGCACCAACCTGTCGGCGCTGATCGAAGCGCTGCAGAAGGCGAAGCCGGCAACGAGCAAGGGCGTGTACCTGCGCAAGATCGCACTGTCGAGCACGATGGGCGTCGGCGTGCGTGTCGACCAGGCTTCGCTGGCCGCGCAGTAA
- the rplK gene encoding 50S ribosomal protein L11 encodes MAKKIVGFIKLQIPAGKANPSPPVGPALGQRGLNIMEFCKAFNAQTQGMEPGLPVPVVITAYADKSFTFVMKTPPATVLIKKAAKVDKGSSKPHTDKVGSITRAQAEEIAKTKMPDLTAADLDAAVRTIAGSARSMGITVEGV; translated from the coding sequence ATGGCAAAGAAGATTGTCGGCTTTATCAAGCTGCAGATCCCTGCAGGTAAAGCCAACCCGTCGCCGCCGGTCGGTCCGGCACTGGGCCAGCGCGGCCTGAACATCATGGAGTTCTGCAAGGCGTTCAACGCGCAGACTCAAGGCATGGAGCCGGGTCTGCCGGTGCCGGTGGTCATCACGGCATACGCTGACAAGAGCTTCACGTTCGTGATGAAGACGCCGCCGGCGACCGTCCTGATCAAGAAGGCGGCGAAGGTGGACAAGGGCTCGAGCAAGCCGCACACCGACAAGGTCGGTTCGATCACGCGCGCTCAAGCCGAAGAAATCGCGAAGACCAAGATGCCGGACCTCACGGCAGCTGATCTGGACGCAGCCGTTCGCACCATCGCTGGTAGCGCACGCTCGATGGGCATCACCGTGGAGGGTGTGTAA
- the nusG gene encoding transcription termination/antitermination protein NusG, with translation MSDTPASPSGKRWYVVHAYSGMEKSVQRALQERIERAGMQDKFGQILVPTEEVVEVKGGHKAVTERRFFPGYVLVEMEMTDETWHLVKNTAKVTGFVGGARNRPTPISPKEVEKIMSQMQEGVEKPRPKTLFEVGEMVRVKEGPFTDFNGTVEEVNYEKSRVRVSVTIFGRATPVELEFGQVEKV, from the coding sequence ATGAGCGATACTCCGGCATCCCCGAGCGGAAAGCGTTGGTACGTTGTGCACGCCTACTCCGGCATGGAGAAGAGCGTGCAACGCGCGCTTCAGGAGCGCATTGAACGTGCCGGCATGCAGGACAAATTCGGTCAGATCCTGGTTCCGACCGAAGAAGTGGTCGAAGTCAAGGGTGGCCACAAGGCAGTGACGGAGCGTCGTTTCTTCCCCGGCTACGTGCTGGTGGAAATGGAAATGACGGACGAAACGTGGCACCTCGTGAAGAATACCGCGAAGGTCACCGGTTTCGTCGGCGGTGCGCGTAACCGCCCGACGCCGATTTCCCCCAAGGAAGTCGAGAAGATCATGTCGCAGATGCAGGAAGGCGTGGAAAAGCCGCGCCCGAAGACCCTGTTCGAGGTCGGCGAGATGGTTCGGGTCAAGGAAGGCCCGTTCACGGATTTCAATGGCACCGTCGAAGAAGTGAACTACGAAAAGTCGCGTGTGCGTGTGTCGGTCACCATCTTCGGTCGCGCTACTCCGGTCGAACTCGAGTTCGGCCAGGTCGAAAAAGTTTGA
- the secE gene encoding preprotein translocase subunit SecE, with product MANPSVETVNTSGDKLMLALGVLLVLAGFVGFFWLGGQEWYIRGVALAVGLIAGVAVGLMSAPGKSLIAFAKDSYKEVRKVVWPTRKEATQTTLVVFGFVLVMAIFLWLSDKSIEWVIFSVILGWK from the coding sequence ATGGCGAATCCATCCGTCGAAACTGTAAATACCTCCGGCGATAAGCTGATGCTGGCCCTGGGCGTATTGTTGGTCTTGGCCGGATTCGTGGGCTTCTTCTGGCTGGGCGGTCAGGAGTGGTATATCCGCGGTGTCGCATTGGCGGTAGGGTTGATCGCCGGCGTGGCCGTCGGTCTGATGTCGGCGCCTGGCAAGAGCCTGATCGCATTTGCCAAGGATTCGTACAAGGAAGTCCGGAAGGTCGTTTGGCCCACCCGCAAGGAAGCAACGCAAACCACGCTCGTCGTGTTCGGTTTCGTGCTCGTGATGGCGATTTTCCTCTGGTTGAGCGACAAGTCCATCGAGTGGGTGATTTTCTCGGTGATTCTGGGTTGGAAATGA
- the tuf gene encoding elongation factor Tu — protein MAKEKFERTKPHVNVGTIGHVDHGKTTLTAAITTVLTKKFGGEAKAYDQIDAAPEEKARGITINTAHVEYETANRHYAHVDCPGHADYVKNMITGAAQMDGAILVCSAADGPMPQTREHILLARQVGVPYIIVFLNKCDMVDDAELLELVEMEVRELLSKYDFPGDDTPIVKGSAKLALEGDTGELGEVAIMNLADALDTYIPTPERAVDGAFLMPVEDVFSISGRGTVVTGRVERGIVKVGEEIEIVGIKPTVKTTCTGVEMFRKLLDQGQAGDNVGILLRGTKREDVERGQVLAKPGSITPHTHFTAEVYVLSKDEGGRHTPFFNNYRPQFYFRTTDVTGSIELPKDKEMVMPGDNVSITVKLIAPIAMEEGLRFAIREGGRTVGAGVVAKIIE, from the coding sequence CAAGGAAAAATTCGAGCGGACCAAGCCGCACGTGAACGTTGGTACGATTGGTCACGTTGACCACGGCAAGACGACGCTGACGGCGGCGATCACGACCGTGCTGACGAAGAAGTTCGGCGGCGAGGCGAAGGCATACGACCAGATCGACGCGGCGCCGGAAGAAAAGGCGCGCGGCATCACGATCAACACCGCGCACGTCGAGTACGAAACGGCGAACCGCCACTACGCGCACGTCGACTGCCCGGGCCACGCCGACTACGTGAAGAACATGATCACGGGCGCGGCGCAGATGGACGGCGCAATCCTGGTGTGCTCGGCAGCAGACGGCCCGATGCCGCAAACGCGTGAGCACATCCTGCTGGCGCGTCAGGTTGGCGTTCCGTACATCATCGTGTTCCTGAACAAGTGCGACATGGTGGACGACGCTGAACTGCTCGAGCTGGTCGAGATGGAAGTTCGCGAGCTGCTGTCGAAGTACGACTTCCCGGGCGACGACACGCCGATCGTGAAGGGTTCGGCCAAGCTGGCGCTGGAAGGCGACACGGGCGAGCTGGGCGAAGTGGCGATCATGAACCTGGCAGACGCACTGGACACGTACATCCCGACGCCGGAGCGTGCAGTTGACGGCGCGTTCCTGATGCCGGTGGAAGACGTGTTCTCGATCTCGGGTCGCGGCACGGTGGTGACGGGTCGCGTCGAGCGCGGCATCGTGAAGGTCGGCGAGGAAATCGAAATCGTCGGTATCAAGCCGACGGTGAAGACGACCTGCACGGGCGTGGAAATGTTCCGCAAGCTGCTGGACCAGGGTCAGGCAGGCGACAACGTCGGTATCCTGCTGCGCGGCACGAAGCGTGAAGACGTGGAGCGCGGCCAGGTTCTGGCGAAGCCGGGTTCGATCACGCCGCACACGCACTTCACGGCTGAAGTGTACGTGCTGAGCAAGGACGAAGGCGGCCGTCACACGCCGTTCTTCAACAACTACCGTCCGCAGTTCTACTTCCGTACGACGGACGTGACGGGCTCGATCGAGCTGCCGAAGGACAAGGAAATGGTGATGCCGGGCGACAACGTGTCGATCACGGTGAAGCTGATTGCGCCGATCGCGATGGAAGAAGGTCTGCGCTTCGCAATCCGCGAAGGCGGCCGCACCGTCGGTGCAGGCGTCGTCGCCAAGATCATCGAGTAA